The Pristiophorus japonicus isolate sPriJap1 chromosome 2, sPriJap1.hap1, whole genome shotgun sequence DNA segment GCAGGGGGTGGGGTGaatagggttaagttacaaggatagaaacatagaaaataggtgcaagagtaggccattcggcccaacaaggctgcaccacaattcaataagatcatggctgatcattcacctcagtatccctttcctgctttctctccataccccttgatccctttagccttaagggccatatctaactccctcttgaatatatccaatgaactggcatcaacaacgctctgcggtagggaattccacagggtaacaactctctgagtgaagaagtttctcctcatctcagtcctaaatggcctactccttatccttagactgtgtcccctggttctggacttccccaacatcgggaacattcttcctgcatctaacctgtccagtcccgtcagaaatgtatatgtttctatgagattccctctcatccttctaaactccagtgaatacaggcccagtcgatccagtctctcctcatatgtcagttctgccatcccaggaatcagtctgctaaaccttcgctgcactccctcaatagcaagaacgtccttcctcagattaggagaccaaaactgaacacaatattccaggtgaggcctcaccaaggccctgtacaactgcagtaagacctcactgcttctatactcaaatgccctagctatgaaggccaacataccatttgccttcttcccggctgctgtacctgcatgccagctttcaatcactgatgtaccatgacacccaggtctcgttgttcctcccattttcctaatctgccgccattcagataatattctgccttcgtgtttttgcccccaaagtggataacctcacatttatccacattacactgcagctgccatgcatttgcccactcacctaacctgcccaagtcaccctgcaggtttttagcgtcctcctcacagctcacacctccacccagcttagtgtcatctgcaaacttggagatattacactcaattccttcatctaaatcattaatgtatatggtaaacaactggggtcccagcactgagacctgcggcaccccactagtcactgcctgccattctgaaaaggatacgtttatcccgactctctgcttcctgtctgccaaccagttctctatccacgtcagtatattacccccaataccatgtgctttgattttgcacaccaatctcttgtgtgggaccttgtcaaaagccttttgaacatccaaatacaccacatccactggttctcccttgtccactctactagttacatcctcaaaaaattccagaacatttgtcaagcatgatttccctttcataaatccatgctgattggaccgatactgtcactgatttccaaatgcgctgctatttcatccttaataattgattccagcattttccccactactgatgtcaggctaattataattatccattttccctctcactccttttttaaaaagtggtgttacattagctaccctccagtccataggaactgatccagagtcgataggctgttggaaagtgatcaccaatgcatctactatttctatggccacttccttaagtactctgggatgcagaatatcaggccccggggatttatcggccttcaatcccatcaatttccctaacacaatttcccgcctaataagggtttccttcagtttctcctgctcactggaccctcggtccccgagtatttccggaaggttatttgtgtcttcgttttggaagacagaaacaaagtatttattCAAATGGTTTGCCATTTattagttccccattataaattcacttgaatctgactgcaagggacctacgtttgtctccactaatttttttctcttcacatatctatggaagcttttgcagtcagtttttatgttcccggcaagcttcctatcatactctgttttccccctcctaattaaaccctttatcctcctgtgccaaattctgaatttctcccagtcctcaggtttgctgctttttctggcaaatttatatgcctcttccttggatttaacactatccttaatttcccttgttagccacggttgagccaccttccccgttttatttttactccagacagggatatacaattgttgaagttcatccatgtgatctttaaatgtttgccattgcctatccaccgtcaacctttaagtatcgttagccagtctattctagccaattcatgtctcataccatcgaagttacctttccttaagttcaggactctagtctctgaattaactgtgtcactctccatcttaatgaagaattctaccatatgatggtcactcttccccaaggggcacaacaagattactaattagtcctttctcattacacatcacccagtctaggatggccagccctctcgttggttcctcgacatattagtctggaaaaccatccctaatacactccaggaaatcctccactgtattgctaccagtttggttagcccaatctatatgtatattaaactcacccatgataactgctgcacctttattgcatgcatccctaatttcttgtttgatgctgtccccgacctcactacgacagtttggtggtctgtacacaactccaactagcgttttctgccctttggtattccgcagctccacccatacaaattccacatcatccaagctaatgtccttccttactgttgcgttaatgtcctctttaaccagcaacgctaccccatctcctttttctttttgtctatccttcctgaatgttgaatacccttggatgttgagttcccagccttggtcaccctggagccatgtctccgtggtgccaattatatcatattcattaattgctgcctgtgcagttaattcatccatcttattccgaatactcctcgcattgaggcacagagccttcaggcttgtctttttaacacattttgcccctttagacttttgctgtaatgtggccctttttgatttttgccttgggtttctctgccctccacttttacttttcttctttctatattttgcttctgcccccattctacttccctctctctttctgcataggttcccatccccctgccatattcatgtaacccctccccaacagcactggcaaacactccccctcggacattggttccagtcctgcccaggtgcagactgtccggtttatactgatctcaccttccccagaaacgtttccaatgtcccaggaatttgaatccctctcttctgcaccactcctcaagccacgtgttcatctgagctatcctgcgattcctactctgactagcacgtggcacttgtagcaattactacctttgaggtcctactttttagtttaactcctagctccctaaattcagcttgtaggacctcatccattttttacctatatcgttggtacctatatgcaccatatgcaccacgacaactggctgttcaccctccccctccaaaatgtcctacaaccgctctgagacatccttgacccttgcaccagggagtcaacacataccatcctggagtctcgattgcggccacagaaacatctgtctattccccttacaatagaatccctaccactatagctctgccactctttttcctgccctcctgtgcagcagaaccatccacggtgccatggacttggctgctgctgccctccccgatgagtcatccccctcaacagtacccaaaatggtatatttgttttggagggtatgaccgcactaccttccttccactgctcttcctgttggtcacccatcccctatctgtctgtgtaaccattacctgcagtatgaccaactcatgaaacgtgctattcacggcatcctcagcatcgtggatgatccagagtgaatccaccagcagctccagtgccgcaatgcagtctgtcaggagctgcagcaggagacacttcctgcacatgtagtcgtcagacaCACTGGAtgcttccctgagttcccacatagcacaggaggagcatgacgccTCTCctgcctagattaacttaatttggcaacaacaatggtaaaggttatctactgataaagcaaaagaaaaagaaaaatcacttacccccttggctgtgacgtcacccttcgatttctttctacttccttgtttaccttctgcctctgCAGCTGCTGGCCTTCTCGAACTCCTCTCGAACTCCTGACTtgcaggccttttataggcctccaactccccggactcccgcctcctcgaactcctctccgaactcctgactcgcaggccttttataggccttcgaTTTCCCGGACTCCTGCTTCCTCAAACTCCtctccgaactcctgactcgtgggccttttataggccttcgactccccagactcccacctcctcgaactcctctccgaactcctgactcacgggCCTTTTTTAGACCTCCGATTCCCCGGACTCCTGCCTCCTCAAACTCCTCTCCGAACTGACTCACGGATAGGTTACATTGACACGAGGCTTGTATtacatagaagattaaggggtcatctaattgaggtgtttaagatgattaaaggagttgatagcgtagatagagagaaactatttcctcgggtgagggagtccagaacaaggaggcttaaccttaaaatgagagctagaCCATTCTGGGTGATGCCATGAAGCACTTCTTCgcacaaaggttagtggaaatctggaacgcgcTTCTCCAAAAAGCTGTTTAGACTAGGTCAATAATATTTAAAAACTGAGATTCATAGAtcattgttaggcaagggtattaaggattaatcaaggtgggtagatggagttaagataatagatcaaccatgatcttattgaatgacggaacagacccgacgggctgattggcctactcctgttcctatttcttatctcctATTACTGAAGTAAAACGAGCGGGCGATCTGCTGTTGTCTGTTAGAACCATTACAGTTGACCCTTATATCAGATGACAAGATGCCTTTAAATCGTTATGTCCTTTAAACAAATGGAAACCAGATGACAGCTATCAGCCGCTCGTTTTACTTCAGTAATAGAAGATAAGAAGTAGGAGCAAGTGTAGGCCACAGGGCCCTTCAAgtcggctctgccattcaataagatcatggctgatcttctacctcaactccactttcctgcccgatccccatatcccttgattcctagactccaaaaatcgatctatctcagccttgaatatactcaatgacaccgcatccacagccctctgggacagagaattccaaagattcacaatcctctgagtgaagaaattcctcctcagctcaatcTTAAATGGATgaacctttatcctgagactatgggacCGAAGGCCTGtttcttaaggcctgttaccaccggaaattggcAGCCACGCTGCAGAATGGAGTGGCTGCCAACTTTCCGTCCAATGGCTCCCATAGCCAAATTACCCTCCCGAGGTTTTCTGGCGGTTACCATCACCGCCCCgcttaccccaccccacccccccagtcccaTGGCGGTGCTGGCCAGCACTCCTAAGAGCGTCATCGCTGCGTGCACCACCGAGCTCCCGGGCCGGAAGCCACATTGCCGTTTCAAAGTCCTCCCACCGCTCGGCGGTGCCAAGAGTTGGTATTTTCAGATGGTGCATAGTTCTCATGCACACCGCTGGAGTGTCTTAAAGGTCTGTTGCTTTGGTCTGATTTTGTGTCGGCAACTTTTTCCTGTTGTTTCACTAGCAGTGTAAGGATACAGTGTGCGCTGCTTTGCGAGTGCTGAAGGCAccttccacctgcagaacaggAAGGTCACTTGGAGGAGGCTGTGCTTGTGGAGGCCTttgaaatgggggcagtgctggcaagccaatgcctcctgcacattgtgcgcgcTGCTGAGGCACGGAGAAGAAAGCGTCGCTGCGGGCAATGGctgcagaggcagtgggcaagggccgCAGATATCATTGCTgcccagcatggagagggccagggaaaTGGCTACAGAGGGGAGGCAAGAGAGATGCCATTtgaaggccctcagcaagggcgtCCCCAAAGGAGGAGAATCAGGTACGCGGACTCCACACACCAGATACTGAGCCAGCAGGAGCGGAGGCAGCCTACAGCGGAGCCAAATGCTGGGCAGCAACAGCAGCctgaagagatggaggaggcagcACAGCAACAGGAAGAAGCCAATGAACCAAATCACAGAGGACGACGGCTACATAGACGTGGGGCCAACAGGCCATATTAAGAAAGGATGTTCCGCCAGCAATTCTCAGACAGGgatatgaatgatgatcagtgcctgcgcagactaaGATTCCGGAAGGACATCATGACAGAGCTTTGCAATATCCTACAGGCAGAATTGGAGTCACAAACACTGGTCATGACAGCCCTGAGCGTGGCATCCAAGGTCACTTTCGCCCTTAACTTTTATGCaactgggtccttccaagctgccactgtggaCATGTTCAACATATCGCAGTTTGCGACCTACACATCGATACGGgagatcacagatgctctgtattggaggaaggccaattacatctcattccccatgaccagagagaagcaattGGAGCGCCAGACTGCATTCCTGCGCATTAcggacttccccagagtccagggggTAATTGACTGCACCCATTTAGCTCTCGGGGCACCCCAACAAACTCCCGAgcaattcagaaaccgcaagggattcctctccctcaatgtccaactcgtttgcgaccacaaccgcaagatTATGGAAGTGGATGCCCGGTTTCCCGGCAGCAGCCACGACTCTTTCATACTGCACCAGAGCAGTTTGCCACGCCTTTTCACTGGTACCAATgaagattgtggctggctccttggTGATAAGGGATAtgcactgagcacttggctcatgactcctctgcgcaACCCTAGATCTGCTGGGCAGGTCGCATACAATGAGAGTCTGACAGCCACCAGGAGCATCATCGAACACACATTTGGCATTCTCAAACAGagattccgttgcctggaccactcggggtgtgctgcagtactcacctgagcatgtctccatattcgtggtggtgtgctgcatgcaccacaacctcgccatcatgagggcacagccattggaggacaAGACAGCAATGGCActtgtggaagaggaggaggaggcacatgaGGAGGAGGCAGGATGTGGGTGGCCAGCCACGCAGGAGGCGGCGtcgccatcgtgaccctgcaaAGGAAGCACAGAGCTGTCTGATAGCTGTGCGGTTCACATAACTAAATACCCAGttgcatctggccatgtccattAAACCTATGAGTccta contains these protein-coding regions:
- the LOC139229080 gene encoding putative nuclease HARBI1 is translated as MFRQQFSDRDMNDDQCLRRLRFRKDIMTELCNILQAELESQTLVMTALSVASKVTFALNFYATGSFQAATVDMFNISQFATYTSIREITDALYWRKANYISFPMTREKQLERQTAFLRITDFPRVQGVIDCTHLALGAPQQTPEQFRNRKGFLSLNVQLVCDHNRKIMEVDARFPGSSHDSFILHQSSLPRLFTGTNEDCGWLLGDKGYALSTWLMTPLRNPRSAGQVAYNESLTATRSIIEHTFGILKQRFRCLDHSGCAAVLT